One window of Mesorhizobium loti R88b genomic DNA carries:
- a CDS encoding Lrp/AsnC family transcriptional regulator, protein MTAAKLDPIDLKILDVIQRDGRITKLALAEQVGLSPTPCWMRLRKLEKAGIISGYHARIAMRVVAPIATVLMEVTLASHRQADFDRFERVIRDIPEIVACWSVGGGVDYVLKVMARDIDAYQRLVDGLLDREIGIDRYFTYIVTKTVKEEIALPIADLLPASA, encoded by the coding sequence ATGACTGCTGCGAAACTCGACCCGATCGACCTGAAAATCCTCGACGTCATCCAGCGCGACGGGCGCATCACCAAGCTGGCGCTGGCCGAACAGGTCGGGCTGTCGCCGACACCGTGCTGGATGCGGCTGCGCAAGCTGGAGAAGGCCGGCATCATCTCGGGCTATCATGCCAGGATCGCCATGCGCGTCGTGGCGCCTATTGCCACCGTACTGATGGAAGTGACCCTGGCCAGCCATCGGCAGGCCGATTTCGACCGCTTCGAGCGCGTCATCCGTGACATCCCCGAAATCGTCGCCTGCTGGTCGGTGGGCGGTGGCGTCGACTATGTGCTGAAGGTCATGGCGCGCGACATCGACGCTTATCAGCGACTGGTCGACGGCCTGCTTGACCGCGAGATCGGCATCGACCGCTACTTCACCTACATCGTCACCAAGACAGTCAAGGAAGAGATCGCGCTGCCGATCGCCGACCTGCTGCCGGCGTCGGCCTGA
- a CDS encoding NAD-dependent succinate-semialdehyde dehydrogenase translates to MSAHFARSHRHEALDRLADRRLLRELAYVDGHWTASEAAESFEVTDPATGATVAFVAALDARQTTKAIDAAARAYPAWRSLLPQERFKILRKWFELIVAAKDDLALMITLEQGKPLQESLGEIDYAASFVEWYAEEAKRLNAESVTSHLPHAEMMVRREPLGVVGVVTPWNFPSAMLTRKAAAALAAGCTIVAHPSSETPLSALALAELGERAGIPAGVFNIVTGKAATIVGRMCEDARVRAMSFTGSTEIGRLIAAQSAPTMKRLVMELGGHAPLIVFADADIDKAVSIAIDAKFATSGQDCLAANRIYVQRPLYERFCAAFAKRIEALRTGNGLAGEVDIGPLMHERAVTKVEEQVADAIAHGARCLTGGRRHQAGPLFYQPTLLADVTDEALIMREETFGPVAAVTPFDSEDEVIARANATEYGLVAYVVTENGARQQRMGRALDYGMVAINRVKITGAPIPFGGVKQSGIGREGSRHGLEAFTDLKYLCLDVA, encoded by the coding sequence ATGTCCGCGCATTTCGCCCGCTCGCATCGCCATGAGGCGCTGGACCGCCTCGCCGACCGTCGGCTGCTGCGCGAACTCGCCTATGTCGATGGCCATTGGACGGCGAGCGAAGCGGCGGAGAGCTTCGAGGTCACCGATCCGGCGACAGGAGCCACCGTCGCTTTCGTCGCCGCGCTCGATGCGCGGCAGACGACAAAGGCGATCGATGCCGCCGCCCGCGCCTATCCGGCTTGGCGGTCGCTGTTGCCGCAGGAGCGCTTTAAAATCCTGCGAAAATGGTTCGAGTTGATTGTCGCCGCGAAAGACGATCTCGCTCTGATGATAACGCTGGAACAGGGCAAGCCGCTGCAGGAGTCGCTGGGCGAGATCGATTATGCAGCGTCCTTTGTCGAATGGTATGCGGAGGAAGCAAAACGGCTCAATGCGGAGAGCGTGACCAGTCATCTGCCGCATGCGGAAATGATGGTGCGGCGTGAACCGCTCGGTGTCGTCGGTGTCGTCACGCCATGGAATTTCCCATCGGCGATGCTGACCCGCAAAGCGGCCGCCGCGCTTGCAGCCGGCTGCACCATTGTTGCGCATCCGTCCTCCGAGACGCCGCTGTCGGCGCTGGCGCTGGCGGAACTTGGCGAGCGCGCCGGCATCCCCGCCGGTGTCTTCAACATCGTCACCGGCAAGGCCGCGACCATCGTCGGCCGGATGTGCGAGGACGCACGCGTACGTGCCATGAGTTTCACCGGCTCGACCGAGATCGGCAGGCTGATCGCAGCCCAAAGTGCGCCGACGATGAAGCGGCTGGTGATGGAGCTTGGCGGCCACGCGCCGCTGATCGTCTTTGCCGATGCCGACATCGACAAAGCGGTGAGCATCGCCATCGATGCCAAATTCGCCACATCGGGCCAGGACTGCCTCGCCGCCAACCGCATCTATGTCCAGCGCCCGCTCTACGAGCGCTTTTGCGCTGCCTTCGCCAAGCGCATCGAAGCGCTTCGAACCGGCAACGGCCTTGCCGGGGAAGTCGATATCGGGCCGCTGATGCATGAGCGCGCCGTGACGAAAGTCGAAGAACAGGTCGCCGATGCCATCGCACATGGCGCGCGTTGCCTCACCGGTGGCAGGCGTCATCAGGCCGGGCCGCTTTTCTACCAGCCGACGCTGCTCGCCGACGTCACTGACGAGGCGTTGATCATGCGCGAGGAGACGTTTGGTCCGGTCGCCGCCGTGACCCCGTTCGACAGCGAGGATGAAGTGATCGCCCGCGCCAACGCCACCGAATACGGCCTCGTCGCCTATGTCGTGACCGAGAACGGCGCGCGCCAGCAGCGCATGGGCCGCGCGCTCGACTATGGGATGGTAGCCATCAACCGCGTCAAGATCACCGGCGCGCCGATCCCCTTTGGCGGGGTCAAGCAATCCGGCATCGGCCGCGAAGGCTCGCGCCACGGGCTCGAAGCCTTCACCGATCTCAAATATCTCTGTCTGGACGTCGCGTAA
- the ehuC gene encoding ectoine/hydroxyectoine ABC transporter permease subunit EhuC: MTQWSGYFGLILQGALVTIELTLMGSVLALIMAFLAGLGRLSRFFALRALATAYIEFFRGTSIFVQLFFAYFVLPLVGLELTPLQAGVLALGLNVGAYAAEVVRGAVQSIGREQHEACIALNLGRWQGMRHVILPQAFLVMLPTFGNNAIELLKATSVVSLISLADLTFQAQVVRAQTGNTMVPFTTILIIYFILALLISWGVRSLERRMARGLDGVRV, translated from the coding sequence ATGACCCAGTGGTCCGGCTATTTCGGCCTGATATTGCAGGGAGCGCTTGTCACTATCGAGCTGACGCTGATGGGGTCGGTGCTTGCCCTGATCATGGCCTTTCTCGCCGGCCTGGGACGGCTGTCGCGCTTCTTTGCGTTGCGCGCGCTCGCCACCGCCTACATCGAATTCTTCCGTGGCACATCGATCTTCGTGCAGCTGTTCTTCGCCTATTTCGTGCTGCCGCTGGTGGGCCTCGAATTGACCCCCCTGCAAGCCGGCGTGCTGGCGCTGGGCCTCAATGTCGGCGCCTATGCCGCCGAAGTGGTGCGCGGCGCCGTGCAATCGATCGGACGCGAGCAGCACGAGGCCTGCATCGCGCTCAATCTCGGCCGCTGGCAAGGCATGCGCCATGTCATCCTGCCGCAGGCTTTCCTGGTCATGCTGCCGACCTTCGGCAACAACGCCATCGAACTGCTCAAGGCGACGTCGGTCGTCTCGCTGATCTCGCTCGCCGACCTGACCTTCCAGGCGCAGGTTGTGCGCGCCCAGACCGGCAACACCATGGTGCCGTTCACCACCATCCTGATCATCTATTTCATCCTGGCGCTGCTCATCTCATGGGGCGTGCGCTCGCTGGAACGCCGCATGGCGCGTGGCCTTGATGGGGTGCGCGTCTGA
- the ehuA gene encoding ectoine/hydroxyectoine ABC transporter ATP-binding protein EhuA: MSATAAPIIKIDGISKSFGSFKVLDGLSMQVMPREKLALIGPSGSGKTTILRILMTLERIDGGHIQIDGEQLYHMERNGQLLPADERHLTRMRQKIGMVFQLFNLFPHKSVIDNVTLAPMLTKGTPRAAAEKRAMELLDMVGMADKAKAMPAQLSGGQKQRVAIARALALQPKIMLFDEVTSALDPELVEEVLNVLWRLCAETDMTMLLVTHEMGFAHDFADRVLFFDRGRIVEEGKPDEIFRNPKQERTQGFLKKIIAAGHRV; this comes from the coding sequence TTGTCCGCAACCGCCGCGCCCATCATCAAGATCGACGGCATCTCGAAAAGCTTCGGCAGCTTCAAGGTGCTCGACGGCCTGTCGATGCAGGTCATGCCGCGCGAAAAGCTGGCGCTGATCGGCCCGTCCGGTTCGGGCAAGACGACGATCCTGCGCATCCTAATGACGCTAGAGCGGATTGATGGCGGCCACATCCAGATCGACGGCGAGCAACTCTACCACATGGAACGCAACGGCCAGCTGCTGCCGGCCGACGAGCGCCATCTGACCCGGATGCGCCAGAAGATCGGCATGGTCTTCCAGCTGTTCAACCTGTTTCCGCACAAGAGCGTCATCGACAATGTGACGCTGGCGCCGATGCTGACCAAGGGCACGCCGCGCGCCGCCGCCGAGAAGCGAGCGATGGAACTGCTCGACATGGTCGGCATGGCCGACAAGGCAAAGGCGATGCCGGCGCAACTGTCCGGCGGCCAGAAGCAGCGCGTGGCGATCGCCCGCGCGCTCGCTTTGCAGCCGAAGATCATGCTGTTCGACGAGGTGACATCGGCGCTTGACCCGGAACTGGTCGAGGAGGTGCTCAACGTGTTGTGGCGGCTTTGCGCCGAGACCGACATGACCATGCTGCTGGTGACCCACGAGATGGGGTTTGCCCACGATTTCGCCGACCGGGTGCTGTTCTTCGATCGCGGCAGGATCGTCGAAGAAGGCAAGCCCGACGAGATTTTCCGAAATCCCAAGCAGGAGCGCACGCAAGGCTTCCTGAAGAAGATCATCGCGGCCGGGCATCGCGTCTGA
- a CDS encoding PLP-dependent aminotransferase family protein — translation MTLWRPDPALIRRPAYQSLADQFARAIHDGRLANGARLPTHRRLADDLKLSVQTVSRAYEELIRRGLISGEIGRGSFVQTQRREPEPPYLPERLGEVIDLSILKPVCEPMHLERLKQALGWLAENLPSSSALSFRPNMVFPRHRTVAVEWLKLCGLDVSAQNISLTNGATAGMTVALMSVAPPGSTVATEAIGHHTLVPLARYLGFNLEGLPIDGNGLIPEALDEACRLSDIRAVFVQPSVINPTATLMDAGRRAEIAAVARKHDIAIIENDVLGPLVEDRPPPVAAFAPERTLYVTSFTKITVPGLRIGYLAAPDRYVAAVANRHLVSNWMATPLVAEIATKWVTDGTAMELVRWQRAALRRRQDIAAEVLAGIDYRARRDGLHVWLQLPADRAEESFVAQARLQGVAIAPGTSFRISDAPWHPAVRISLGSTTEGELRAGLGVVTKLLLGDPEHLLLAI, via the coding sequence ATGACATTGTGGCGACCCGATCCTGCGCTCATCCGGCGGCCAGCCTATCAATCGCTTGCCGACCAGTTCGCGCGCGCCATCCATGATGGCCGCCTTGCCAATGGCGCGCGGCTGCCGACGCATCGCCGGCTGGCGGACGATCTCAAGCTCTCGGTGCAGACGGTCAGCCGCGCTTATGAGGAATTGATCCGGCGTGGCCTGATTTCAGGCGAGATCGGTCGCGGCAGCTTTGTCCAGACGCAGCGCCGTGAACCGGAGCCGCCCTATCTGCCGGAACGCCTCGGCGAGGTCATCGACCTCTCGATCCTGAAACCGGTGTGCGAGCCGATGCATCTGGAGCGGCTCAAGCAGGCTTTGGGCTGGCTGGCCGAAAACCTGCCGTCGAGTTCGGCACTGTCCTTCAGGCCCAACATGGTGTTCCCGCGCCACCGCACCGTCGCCGTCGAATGGCTGAAACTGTGCGGGCTCGATGTCTCAGCGCAGAACATCAGCCTGACCAACGGCGCCACCGCCGGCATGACGGTGGCGCTGATGAGCGTTGCGCCGCCGGGCTCCACCGTTGCCACCGAGGCGATCGGCCACCACACGCTGGTGCCGCTCGCTCGCTATCTCGGCTTCAACCTCGAAGGTCTGCCGATCGACGGCAATGGCTTGATCCCCGAAGCGCTGGACGAAGCCTGCCGGCTTTCCGACATCCGCGCCGTTTTCGTGCAGCCTTCGGTGATCAACCCCACGGCGACGCTGATGGATGCCGGGCGCCGCGCCGAGATCGCGGCGGTTGCACGCAAGCACGACATCGCCATCATCGAGAACGACGTGCTGGGTCCGCTGGTCGAGGACCGGCCGCCGCCGGTCGCGGCTTTCGCGCCGGAGCGCACGCTCTACGTCACTTCCTTCACCAAGATCACCGTGCCCGGCCTGCGCATCGGTTACCTCGCCGCGCCTGACCGCTATGTCGCCGCCGTTGCCAACCGGCACCTGGTGTCGAACTGGATGGCAACGCCGCTGGTGGCCGAGATCGCCACCAAATGGGTGACCGACGGCACCGCGATGGAACTCGTCCGCTGGCAGCGCGCGGCATTGCGGCGGCGGCAGGATATCGCCGCCGAGGTGTTGGCCGGGATCGACTATCGCGCCCGGCGCGACGGGTTGCATGTGTGGCTGCAACTGCCAGCCGACCGAGCCGAGGAAAGCTTCGTCGCCCAGGCCCGGCTGCAAGGTGTAGCGATCGCGCCAGGCACCTCCTTCCGCATTTCCGACGCGCCCTGGCATCCGGCCGTGCGCATCTCGCTGGGGTCGACCACCGAAGGGGAACTGCGCGCCGGCCTCGGCGTTGTCACCAAGCTCTTGCTTGGCGATCCGGAGCATTTGCTGCTCGCCATCTAG
- the eutA gene encoding ectoine utilization protein EutA: MKPLPEIKVHPQRPSLDDRPLERRVGLIILATDHTSEPDFRRMVASERIGVYVARIPYANPTTPENLRKMQPALTAGAALILPDEKLDAICYSCTSASVVIGDAEIEAAIQAAKPGSTVVTPPAAGVRGLRALGAKKISILTPYTVETSRPMAAYFAARGFEIASFTCLGFEDDREMARIPPAALVDLAREATHVQADALFVSCTALRGALAVTGMEQAIDRPVVTSNQASAWNCLRLCGDETVHPEFGRLMTLPLPRD, encoded by the coding sequence ATGAAACCCTTGCCCGAGATCAAGGTCCATCCGCAACGGCCATCGCTCGATGATCGCCCGCTCGAGCGGCGCGTAGGCCTGATCATCCTTGCCACCGACCACACCAGCGAGCCGGACTTTCGCCGCATGGTCGCGAGCGAGCGCATCGGCGTCTATGTCGCGCGCATTCCCTATGCCAACCCGACAACGCCGGAGAACCTGCGCAAGATGCAGCCTGCGCTGACGGCGGGCGCTGCCTTGATCCTGCCCGACGAGAAGCTCGATGCCATCTGCTACTCCTGCACCTCGGCCTCGGTGGTGATCGGCGATGCCGAGATCGAGGCGGCGATCCAGGCCGCCAAGCCCGGCAGTACCGTGGTCACGCCGCCGGCGGCCGGCGTGCGCGGGCTGAGAGCGTTGGGCGCGAAGAAGATCAGCATCCTCACGCCCTACACGGTCGAGACATCCAGGCCGATGGCGGCCTATTTCGCAGCACGCGGCTTCGAGATCGCCAGCTTCACTTGTCTGGGTTTCGAGGACGACCGGGAGATGGCGCGCATTCCGCCGGCGGCGCTTGTCGATCTTGCAAGAGAGGCTACGCACGTACAGGCCGACGCCCTGTTCGTGTCCTGCACGGCACTGCGTGGTGCGCTTGCGGTCACCGGCATGGAACAGGCGATCGATCGCCCGGTCGTGACCAGCAACCAGGCCAGCGCCTGGAACTGCCTGCGCCTGTGTGGCGACGAGACAGTTCATCCGGAGTTCGGCCGGCTGATGACGCTGCCTTTGCCGCGCGATTGA
- the ehuD gene encoding ectoine/hydroxyectoine ABC transporter permease subunit EhuD, whose amino-acid sequence MEWDWDFVWQIMPTLIQGVKITILATLLGSVLAAIVGLGIALARRSPNKALSRTVGWAAEFIRGTPLLVQLYFIFYVLPDIGILLPPLVAGVIGLGLHYGTYTAEVYRAGIDNVPRGQWEAAKACNLSARQTWTHIIIPQAIPPMIPALANYFIAMFKETPLLSAITVLELMNQAKSVANTYYRYIEPITLVGAFFLVISLCSVVLLRWLERRYGKIER is encoded by the coding sequence ATGGAATGGGATTGGGATTTCGTATGGCAGATCATGCCGACGTTGATCCAGGGGGTGAAGATCACCATTCTGGCGACGCTGCTCGGCTCGGTGCTGGCGGCGATCGTCGGGCTCGGCATCGCGTTGGCGCGCCGCTCGCCCAACAAGGCTTTGTCGCGCACGGTCGGTTGGGCGGCCGAATTCATTCGTGGCACACCGCTTCTGGTGCAGCTCTATTTCATCTTCTACGTTCTGCCCGACATCGGCATTCTGCTGCCGCCGCTGGTCGCCGGTGTCATCGGGCTCGGACTGCACTACGGCACCTACACGGCGGAGGTCTACCGCGCCGGCATCGACAATGTGCCGCGCGGCCAGTGGGAGGCCGCCAAGGCGTGCAATCTCTCCGCCCGACAGACCTGGACGCACATCATCATTCCGCAGGCCATCCCGCCGATGATCCCGGCGCTGGCCAATTATTTCATCGCCATGTTCAAGGAGACGCCGTTGCTGTCGGCCATCACCGTTCTGGAGCTGATGAACCAGGCGAAGAGTGTCGCCAACACCTACTATCGCTATATCGAGCCAATCACGCTGGTCGGCGCTTTCTTCCTCGTCATCAGTCTTTGCTCGGTCGTGCTGCTGCGCTGGCTGGAACGCCGCTACGGCAAGATCGAGAGGTAG
- the ehuB gene encoding ectoine/hydroxyectoine ABC transporter substrate-binding protein EhuB, whose amino-acid sequence MKKLGILAGVAGLALTAVLATSSVGSAADKKLEQLKTQGFARVAIANEPPYTAVAADGKVSGAAPDVAREIFKRLGVADIVASISEYGAMIPGLKAGRFDVVTAGLFMKPERCAAVAYSEPVLCDAEAMLVKKGNPKGFKSYEDVAKDTSATIGAPGGGTEEKLALNAGVPRERVIVVPDGQSGLKMVQDGRIDAYSLPVLSINDLMKKAADPTLEVIAPVQGAPVYCDGAAFKKGDEALRDAFDVELAKMKKSGEFAKIIEPYGFSAAAAMSTTRDKLCSAK is encoded by the coding sequence ATGAAGAAACTTGGCATTCTGGCTGGCGTCGCCGGCCTTGCATTGACGGCGGTGCTCGCAACCTCGAGCGTAGGCTCGGCTGCCGACAAAAAACTCGAACAGCTAAAGACCCAAGGTTTCGCCCGCGTCGCGATTGCCAACGAGCCTCCCTATACGGCGGTCGCAGCGGACGGCAAGGTGTCGGGTGCGGCACCCGACGTGGCGCGCGAGATCTTCAAACGGCTTGGCGTCGCCGACATCGTCGCCTCGATTTCGGAGTATGGCGCGATGATCCCCGGCCTGAAGGCCGGTCGTTTCGACGTCGTCACCGCCGGCCTGTTCATGAAACCGGAGCGTTGCGCCGCTGTCGCCTATTCCGAGCCCGTGCTGTGCGACGCCGAGGCGATGCTGGTGAAGAAGGGCAATCCGAAGGGCTTCAAGAGCTACGAGGATGTCGCCAAGGACACATCAGCCACGATCGGCGCGCCCGGCGGCGGCACCGAGGAGAAGCTGGCGCTCAATGCCGGTGTGCCGCGCGAACGCGTCATCGTCGTGCCAGACGGCCAGAGCGGCCTGAAAATGGTGCAGGACGGCCGCATCGACGCCTACTCGCTGCCTGTTCTGTCGATCAACGACCTGATGAAGAAGGCCGCCGATCCGACCCTCGAGGTCATCGCCCCGGTGCAGGGAGCGCCGGTCTATTGCGACGGCGCCGCCTTCAAGAAGGGCGACGAGGCGCTGCGTGATGCTTTCGACGTCGAACTCGCCAAGATGAAGAAGTCCGGCGAGTTCGCCAAGATCATCGAGCCCTACGGTTTCTCGGCGGCGGCCGCGATGTCGACGACACGCGACAAGCTCTGCTCGGCGAAGTGA
- a CDS encoding aspartate aminotransferase family protein produces MLDQSNELAAWDRDHFFHPSTHMGTHARGESPTRIMAGGEGVTVWDNNGKKSIDAFAGLYCVNVGYGRQKIADAIATQAKNLAYYHAYVGHGTEASITLAKMIIDRAPRGMSRVYFGLSGSDANETNIKLIWYYNNVLGRPEKKKIISRWRGYHGSGVMTGSLTGLDLFHNAFDLPRAPVLHTEAPYYFRRADRSMSEEQFSQHCADKLEEMILAEGPETVAAFIGEPILGTGGIVPPPAGYWEKIQAVLKKYDVLLVADEVVTGFGRLGTMFGSDHYGIKPDLITIAKGLTSAYAPLSGVIVADKIWQVLVQGSDRLGSLGHGWTYSAHPICVAAGVANLELIDEMDLVTNARETGAYFRAELAKAVGGHENVGDVRGDGMLAAVEFVADRDDRVFFDASQKIGPQVATALAASGVIGRAMPQGDILGFAPPLCLTREEADIVVSKTADAVRNVFANL; encoded by the coding sequence ATGCTCGACCAGTCCAACGAACTCGCCGCCTGGGATCGCGACCACTTCTTCCATCCCTCGACCCATATGGGTACGCACGCGCGAGGCGAGAGCCCGACGCGCATCATGGCTGGCGGTGAAGGCGTCACCGTCTGGGACAACAATGGCAAGAAGAGCATCGATGCCTTTGCCGGCCTCTATTGCGTCAATGTCGGCTATGGCCGCCAGAAAATTGCTGATGCCATCGCGACCCAGGCGAAGAACCTTGCCTACTACCACGCCTATGTCGGGCATGGCACCGAGGCCTCGATCACGCTTGCCAAGATGATCATCGACCGCGCGCCCAGGGGCATGTCGAGGGTCTATTTCGGCCTCTCCGGCTCGGACGCCAACGAAACCAACATCAAGCTGATCTGGTATTACAACAATGTGCTGGGACGGCCGGAGAAGAAGAAGATCATCTCGCGCTGGCGCGGCTATCACGGCTCGGGCGTGATGACGGGATCGCTGACCGGGCTCGACCTGTTTCACAACGCCTTCGACCTGCCGCGTGCGCCGGTCCTGCACACCGAGGCGCCCTATTATTTTCGCCGCGCCGATCGCTCGATGAGCGAAGAGCAGTTCTCGCAGCACTGCGCCGACAAGCTCGAGGAGATGATCCTGGCTGAGGGTCCTGAAACCGTCGCCGCCTTCATCGGCGAACCGATCCTCGGCACCGGCGGTATCGTGCCGCCGCCGGCCGGCTACTGGGAGAAGATCCAGGCCGTACTGAAGAAGTATGACGTGCTGCTGGTCGCCGACGAAGTGGTGACGGGCTTCGGTCGGCTGGGCACCATGTTCGGCTCCGACCATTACGGCATCAAGCCGGACCTGATCACCATCGCCAAGGGGCTGACCTCTGCCTACGCGCCGCTGTCGGGCGTGATCGTCGCCGACAAGATATGGCAGGTGCTGGTGCAAGGTTCCGACAGGCTTGGCTCGCTCGGCCATGGCTGGACCTATTCGGCGCATCCGATCTGCGTTGCCGCCGGCGTCGCCAATCTCGAACTGATCGACGAGATGGACCTGGTGACGAATGCCCGCGAAACCGGCGCCTATTTCCGGGCTGAACTGGCCAAGGCGGTCGGCGGCCACGAGAATGTCGGCGACGTGCGCGGCGACGGCATGCTGGCGGCGGTCGAGTTCGTCGCCGATCGGGATGACCGGGTGTTCTTCGACGCTTCGCAGAAGATCGGCCCACAAGTGGCGACAGCCCTTGCCGCCAGCGGCGTCATCGGCCGCGCCATGCCGCAGGGCGACATCCTCGGCTTCGCTCCGCCGCTTTGCCTGACCCGCGAAGAAGCCGACATCGTCGTTTCGAAGACGGCGGACGCGGTGAGAAATGTGTTTGCCAATCTCTGA
- the eutB gene encoding hydroxyectoine utilization dehydratase EutB, whose translation MATVILSDIQAARERIAGKILQTPTVLSHSLSECFGIPVYLKLEHRQTTGSFKLRGASNAVASLSVEEKTRGVVAASTGNHGRALAHAAKLEGMRAVICMSRLVPQNKLDEIRRLGAEIRIVGNSQDDAQKEVERLVTQEGLVMLPPFDHPAIIAGQGTLGLEMIEQVPDAALVLVQLSGGGLASGIAVAVKGVSPGTKIIGVSMARGAAMKASLDAGKPVLVEELPTLADSLGGGIGLDNQLTFAMCRDLLDDIILLGEDEIAAGIRHAYAQEREIVEGAGAVGIAALLAGKVKASGPVIVLLSGRNIDMNAHRKIVCGEAIAERAA comes from the coding sequence ATGGCGACCGTCATTCTTAGCGATATCCAAGCCGCGCGTGAGCGCATTGCCGGCAAGATCCTGCAGACGCCAACAGTCTTGTCCCATAGCCTGTCAGAATGCTTCGGCATCCCAGTTTATCTCAAGCTCGAGCACCGTCAGACCACAGGCAGCTTCAAGCTGCGCGGTGCTTCGAATGCCGTCGCTTCGCTGAGTGTCGAGGAGAAAACACGCGGCGTGGTCGCGGCATCGACCGGCAATCACGGCCGGGCGCTGGCGCATGCCGCGAAGCTCGAAGGCATGCGCGCGGTGATCTGCATGTCGCGGCTGGTGCCTCAAAACAAGCTCGATGAAATCCGCCGGCTTGGCGCCGAAATCCGTATCGTCGGCAACAGCCAGGATGACGCGCAGAAAGAGGTCGAGCGCCTGGTGACGCAAGAGGGGCTGGTGATGCTGCCGCCTTTCGATCATCCGGCCATCATCGCCGGGCAAGGCACGCTCGGGCTGGAGATGATCGAGCAGGTCCCGGATGCCGCTCTCGTCCTGGTCCAGCTCTCTGGTGGCGGGCTGGCCTCCGGCATCGCCGTCGCCGTCAAGGGCGTCAGCCCCGGCACAAAGATCATCGGCGTCTCGATGGCGCGTGGCGCGGCTATGAAGGCGAGCCTCGATGCCGGCAAGCCAGTGCTCGTGGAAGAGCTGCCGACGCTGGCGGATTCGCTCGGCGGCGGCATCGGCCTCGACAATCAGCTGACCTTCGCCATGTGCCGCGACCTGCTCGACGATATCATCCTGCTCGGCGAGGACGAGATCGCCGCCGGCATCCGCCATGCCTATGCGCAGGAGCGCGAGATCGTCGAGGGCGCCGGCGCTGTCGGCATCGCCGCGCTGCTCGCCGGCAAGGTCAAGGCGAGCGGGCCTGTGATTGTGCTGCTCTCTGGCCGCAACATCGACATGAACGCACACCGCAAGATCGTCTGCGGTGAGGCGATCGCGGAGCGCGCCGCATGA